One part of the Denticeps clupeoides chromosome 16, fDenClu1.1, whole genome shotgun sequence genome encodes these proteins:
- the hdc gene encoding histidine decarboxylase, with amino-acid sequence MHAEEYRCRGKEVVDYITEYLTKIREKRVYPDVQPGYMRDLLPENAPTDAEDWETIFQDFETVVMPGMVHWQSPHMHAYFPALTSWPSLLGDMLADAINCLGFTWASSPACTELEMNVVDWLCKALGLPSYFLHYHPESKGGGILQSTVSECTLVSLLAARNDKILHLKELEADVDDSVINSRLIAYASDQAHSSVEKAGLISLVKIRFLPTDENFSLRGETLQAAIEEDKKRGLIPVMLCATLGTTGVCSFDSLAEVGPVCAREGLWLHVDAAYAGSAFLCPELRGFLDGIEFADSFVFNPSKWMMVHFDCTAFWVKDKCKLQQTFSVDPLYLRHDNSGAIDFMHWQIPLSRRFRSLKLWFVMRSFGLKNLQTHIRHGVEMAKLFESLVRSDPNFEIPAQRHLGLVVFCLKGGNTLTQELLQRLTKSGAMFLIPAAIHTKLIVRFTVTSQFTTQEDILRDWAIIQQTAATVLARDSIRRSVSTTDETRKSVTSKSERKSSGEANCLSDQDESLDLEAFDSEEEQDVFSQDVFMVEWGKPESLMMPVLKKSIRSFSCSGALPPRQRDPLTAIKDGPSPSPGGALSVIPEKEDGVLGKKVLKKLTKFYSVPSFAQKWMQCGMQQAYCPATSVQMFPRPWLTSSRVNCFNCFTMNQVDTYALPTK; translated from the exons ATGCATGCAGAAGAATACCGCTGTAGAG GGAAGGAAGTGGTGGACTACATCACAGAGTACCTTACAAAAATCAGGGAGAAGAGGGTCTATCCTGATGTCCAACCGGGCTATATGAGGGACCTTCTTCCTGAAAATGCACCTACGGATGCTGAAGACTGGGAAACTATCTTCCAGGATTTTGAGACAGTAGTAATGCCTGGG ATGGTACACTGGCAAAGTCCACACATGCATGCCTACTTCCCTGCCCTGACGTCCTGGCCATCACTTCTTGGTGACATGTTGGCTGATGCCATAAACTGCTTGGGATTTACCTGG gcATCAAGTCCTGCATGCACAGAGCTGGAGATGAATGTTGTGGACTGGCTGTGCAAAGCGCTTGGTTTGCCCTCTTACTTCCTCCACTACCATCCAGAAAGCAAAGGCGGGGGCATACTCCAG AGTACTGTGAGTGAGTGCACCCTGGTGTCCCTACTGGCTGCcagaaatgataaaatattgcatttgaaAGAGCTAGAGGCAGATGTGGACGACTCGGTAATCAACTCCAGGCTCATCGCTTACGCATCTGACCAG GCTCACTCTTCTGTTGAGAAAGCTGGGCTGATCTCCCTTGTGAAGATCAGGTTCCTACCCACAGACGAGAACTTCTCCTTACGCGGGGAGACACTTCAGGCAGCTATCGAAGAAGACAAGAAGAGAGGCCTCATACCAGTCATG CTTTGTGCAACACTGGGGACTACAGGAGTGTGTTCCTTCGACTCCCTCGCTGAGGTTGGACCAGTGT GTGCCAGAGAAGGGCTGTGGCTGCACGTGGACGCAGCGTACGCCGGCTCTGCTTTCCTCTGCCCCGAGCTGAGAGGCTTTCTGGACGGCATTGAGTTTGCGGACTCATTCGTTTTCAACCCTTCCAAGTGGATGATGGTGCACTTTGACTGCACTGCTTTTTG GGTAAAGGACAAATGTAAACTTCAGCAGACCTTCAGCGTTGATCCCCTCTATCTCAGACACGATAACTCAGGAGCCATTGACTTTATG CACTGGCAGATTCCACTCAGCCGAAGGTTCAGATCACTAAAACTGTGGTTTGTCATGCGCTCCTTTGGACTGAAGAACCTTCAGACACACATCAGACAC GGTGTGGAAATGGCCAAGCTTTTTGAGTCCCTGGTGCGAAGCGACCCAAATTTTGAGATCCCTGCCCAGCGCCACCTCGGCTTGGTGGTTTTCTGTTTGAAG GGTGGAAACACACTGACGCAAGAATTGCTGCAAAGACTCACCAAGAGCGGCGCCATGTTTCTTATCCCGGCAGCTATTCACACCAAGCTGATAGTTCGATTCACCGTGACCTCGCAGTTCACCACGCAGGAGGACATCTTAAGGGACTGGGCCATCATACAACAAACTGCAGCCACCGTCCTCGCCAGAGACTCAATCAGGCGCTCGGTGTCCACCACGGACGAGACCCGCAAGTCTGTTACAAGCAAATCTGAGAGGAAGAGCTCTGGAGAGGCGAACTGCCTGTCTGACCAGGATGAAAGCCTGGATCTGGAAGCATTCGACTCTGAAGAAGAGCAGGACGTTTTCAGCCAGGATGTTTTCATGGTTGAGTGGGGAAAACCAGAGAGCCTGATGATGCCCGTCCTGAAGAAGTCCATTCGCTCTTTCAGCTGCAGCGGCGCCCTCCCTCCCAGGCAAAGGGACCCGTTGACGGCCATCAAAGACGGCCCATCGCCCAGCCCAGGAGGCGCCCTGTCGGTCATCCCGGAGAAGGAAGACGGCGTCCTGGGCAAGAAGGTTTTGAAGAAGCTCACAAAGTTTTACAGCGTGCCCAGTTTCGCTCAGAAGTGGATGCAGTGTGGCATGCAACAAGCCTACTGCCCCGCCACAAGCGTTCAGATGTTCCCCAGGCCATGGCTGACCAGCAGCAGGGTCAACTGCTTCAACTGCTTCACAATGAATCAAGTGGACACGTATGCACTGCCAACTAAATAG
- the LOC114765798 gene encoding very long-chain acyl-CoA synthetase-like, whose translation MYALLTAVAGLVLLPFLLHARFPYLWPDLQYVLRGVGIALRMRSYAKRAPCYTVLDRFLDRVRAQPGKAFLVHDGGRFSYLDVDRRSSQVARVLSRRGRLREGDTAAVFMGNEPAYVWVWLGLAKLGCVASLLNCNIRAGSLLHCFSCCGAKVLIVSADLKEAVEGILPTLLDQKVAVFVLSKECDTVGIEALADELDAASEEPLSPALRMNVTLKTPALYIYTSGTTGLPKAAVINHERMWLASFMQTIAGVTSSDVIYIYLPLYHSAGFLMGLTGAIDKGITVVLKRKFSASQFWNDCRRHNVTVIQYIGEIMRYLCNTPKKDNDKIHSVRLALGNGIRSDTWTEFLQRFGGVRICECYGATEGNIGFVNYTGKIGAIGKVLSIHKRSYPYAMIKYDTEKEEPVRDSRGLCVEVPLGETGLLVAKITKSTPFSGYANKEQTKKKILTDVFEKGDLYFNSGDLLRTDHEGFIYFQDRIGDTFRWKGENVATTEVTDVMIMLGFIEEANVYGVRVPGHEGRIGMASLKLTQGMKLDLLATYEHIKTYLPSYAIPRFLRIQNLLDVTGTFKQMKVKLAEEGFDPAVIRDSMYFLEDNKGYVPMTKDIYSSISEGRLRL comes from the exons ATGTACGCGCTGCTCACCGCCGTGGCGGGACTCGTCCTCCTGCCGTTCCTGCTCCACGCCCGCTTCCCCTACTTGTGGCCGGACCTGCAGTACGTGCTGCGCGGCGTCGGCATCGCGCTGCGGATGAGGAGCTACGCGAAGCGGGCGCCCTGCTACACCGTCCTGGACCGCTTCCTGGACAGGGTCCGGGCGCAGCCGGGGAAAGCCTTCCTGGTGCACGACGGCGGCCGCTTCTCGTACCTGGACGTGGACCGGCGCAGCAGCCAGGTCGCCAGGGTGCTGTCGCGGCGAGGCCGCCTGAGGGAGGGCGACACGGCGGCCGTGTTCATGGGCAACGAGCCCGCGTACGTGTGGGTCTGGCTGGGTCTGGCCAAGCTGGGCTGTGTCGCGTCCTTGTTGAACTGCAACATCAGGGCCGGTTCCTTGTTGCACTGTTTCTCGTGTTGTGGCGCCAAGGTGCTGATCGTCTCTGCAG ACCTAAAAGAAGCAGTTGAGGGGATTCTGCCAACGCTGCTTGATCAAAAGGTTGCGGTGTTCGTTCTCTCGAAGGAGTGCGACACGGTGGGCATCGAGGCCCTGGCTGACGAGTTGGATGCAGCCTCCGAGGAACCTTTATCACCTGCCTTAAGGATGAACGTTACGCTTAAAACCCCAGCCTTGTACATTTATACGTCTGGAACAACAG GTTTACCCAAAGCTGCTGTCATAAACCACGAAAGAATGTGGCTGGCGTCGTTCATGCAGACCATCGCAGGCGTAACTTCAAGCGACGTCATATACATTTACCTTCCTTTGTACCACAGTGCCGGATTCTTAATGGGGCTAACAGGAGCCATAGACAAAG GTATAACTGTTGTTCTGAAGCGCAAGTTTTCTGCTTCACAGTTCTGGAACGACTGCAGAAGGCACAATGTAACCGTCATCCAATACATAGGTGAAATAATGCGATATCTGTGCAACACACCAAAG aaagacaatgacaaaatcCACAGTGTCAGGTTGGCCTTGGGCAACGGCATCAGAAGTGACACTTGGACAGAGTTTCTCCAGCGCTTTGGGGGTGTTCGCATCTGCGAGTGCTATGGTGCCACTGAAGGAAACATTGGGTTTGTGAACTACACTGGAAAAATTGGTGCAATTGGGAAAGTGCTGTCCATTCACAAG AGATCTTATCCATATGCCATGATAAAGTATGACACGGAGAAAGAGGAGCCAGTGAGAGACTCCAGAGGCCTGTGTGTTGAAGTTCCATTAG GAGAGACAGGCCTGCTGGTAGCAAAAATAACCAAGTCCACTCCTTTCAGTGGCTATGCGAACAAAGAACAGACCAAGAAGAAAATTTTAACTGATGTGTTTGAGAAGGGGGACCTGTATTTCAACAGCGGAGATCTTCTGAGGACGGACCATGAAGGGTTCATTTACTTTCAGGATCGCATTGGAGACACGTTTAG ATGGAAAGGGGAGAATGTTGCTACCACGGAGGTTACTGATGTTATGATCATGCTGGGTTTCATAGAGGAGGCCAATGTGTACGGTGTCAGAGTGCCAG GCCACGAAGGAAGAATTGGAATGGCATCACTTAAACTAACACAAGGGATGAAATTGGATTTGTTGGCCACCTATGAGCACATCAAGACCTACCTCCCCAGCTATGCCATACCTCGCTTTCTCAGAATTCAG AATTTGCTAGACGTGACCGGTACTTTCaagcagatgaaagtgaagctCGCTGAGGAGGGGTTTGATCCCGCAGTAATTAGGGACTCAATGTACTTCCTGGAGGATAACAAAGGATACGTTCCCATGACCAAAGACATTTACAGCTCCATCTCTGAGGGACGTTTGAGGTTGTAG
- the LOC114765826 gene encoding very long-chain acyl-CoA synthetase-like isoform X2, with translation MASSSLALIFQGLCTALAGVVLVVIFLNIQFPYLLQDCKFCWTLFKVKQKRAVFRKRKPFYTVLDCFLNRVRTRPDKPLLVFEGREYSYQDCDKESNKIARALRKHGNLTQGDTVALFLGNEPRFVWMWLGLCKLGCAASLLNYNIRAKSLLHCFSCCGAKVLIVAEELKEAVEEVLPTLLEQKASVFILSKECNTAGLQTLVDKIEEASNEPISPELRSNVTMGSPAVYIYTSGTTGFPKAAVMTQERIWAGTFYLFINGASSEDVIYIPLPLYHAAGFVIGLHGAIQRGMTVVLRRKFSVSQFWDDCRKHNVTIIQYIGETMRYLCNTPKRESDKMHKVRMAIGNGLREEVWRSFQSRFGHIRIVEFYAASDSNIGFINYIGKIGAVGRENFYQKRFFPHALIQFDAERGEPARDSNGLCIPMPQGLLVAKITTIAPFIEYARNPEQTEKKKIRDVFQKGDAYLNTGDLLRIDKDNFVYFQDRIGDTFRWKGENVATTEIEDVLTALDFIKDACVYGVKVPGTEGRAGMAAVTLKSGSEFDGTEAFSHIASYLPSYARPQFIRIQNSLEITGTFKQVKVKLVGEGFNLTIIKDPLYLHMDKDKCYKPMTMNYYNSIITGKMHI, from the exons ATGGCCTCCTCAAGTCTCGCCTTAATCTTCCAAGGACTGTGCACAGCTTTGGCAGGGGTGGTTTTAGTGGTGATATTTCTCAATATTCAGTTTCCTTATTTATTGCAGGACTGCAAATTCTGCTGGACACTCTTCAAGGTAAAGCAGAAGAGGGCCGTCTTCAGGAAAAGAAAGCCCTTCTACACTGTCCTGGACTGTTTTCTGAACAGAGTGAGGACACGACCAGACAAGCCGCTTCTTGTTTTTGAAGGACGTGAGTACTCCTATCAGGATTGTGACAAAGAAAGCAACAAAATCGCCAGAGCTTTGAGGAAACATGGCAACCTCACACAGGGAGATACTGTTGCCCTTTTTCTGGGTAATGAGCCCCGCTTCGTGTGGATGTGGCTCGGCCTCTGCAAACTTGGATGTGCTGCCTCACTGTTAAACTACAACATCAGGGCTAAATCTTTGCTCCACTGTTTTTCATGCTGTGGGGCAAAAGTCCTAATTGTTGCAGAAG aaCTGAAAGAGGCTGTTGAAGAGGTGCTGCCAACACTGCTTGAGCAGAAAGCCTCCGTGTTCATTCTGTCCAAGGAGTGCAACACTGCGGGTTTGCAGACCCTTGTGGACAAGATAGAGGAGGCCTCAAATGAACCCATATCACCCGAACTGAGGTCAAATGTCACAATGGGATCTCCTgctgtgtatatatacacatccGGAACAACAG GTTTCCCTAAAGCTGCAGTAATGACTCAGGAGAGGATATGGGCCGGTACCTTTTACCTTTTCATAAATGGGGCTTCCTCAGAGGACGTCATCTACATTCCACTTCCTCTGTACCATGCAGCTGGATTCGTCATAGGATTACATGGTGCTATACAGCGGG GTATGACAGTTGTTCTGAGGCGCAAGTTTTCAGTTTCACAGTTCTGGGACGACTGCAGAAAGCACAATGTGACCATCATTCAGTATATCGGTGAAACAATGCGCTATCTCTGCAACACACCTAAG agagagagcgacaaaATGCACAAAGTCAGAATGGCGATTGGAAATGGACTCAGAGAAGAAGTGTGGCGGTCATTCCAGAGCCGCTTTGGTCACATCAGAATCGTTGAGTTTTATGCCGCATCCGACAGCAACATCGGTTTCATAAATTACATTGGAAAGATCGGCGCTGTTGGCCGAGAAAATTTCTACCAAAAG AGATTCTTTCCCCATGCACTCATTCAATTTGACGCAGAGCGAGGAGAACCTGCGAGGGACTCTAATGGCCTCTGCATACCTATGCCCCAAG GACTTCTTGTAGCAAAAATAACCACGATAGCTCCGTTCATCGAATACGCAAGAAACCCTGAGcaaacagagaagaaaaaaatacgCGATGTGTTTCAGAAAGGTGATGCATACCTAAATACTGGCGATCTTCTGAGGATTGATAAGGACAATTTCGTCTACTTTCAGGATCGCATTGGGGACACTTTCAG ATGGAAAGGAGAAAATGTTGCCACAACCGAGATAGAAGATGTCCTTACAGCGCTAGACTTCATTAAGGATGCTTGCGTGTATGGAGTCAAAGTTCCTG GCACCGAGGGGAGGGCAGGAATGGCTGCCGTGACATTAAAATCTGGCAGCGAGTTTGATGGCACGGAGGCATTTTCTCACATTGCCAGCTACTTACCATCCTATGCTCGACCGCAGTTTATACGGATACAG aATTCTTTGGAAATCACTGGTACATTCAAGCAAGTCAAAGTCAAGCTAGTTGGAGAGGGATTCAATCTGACCATTATCAAAGACCCACTGTATCTTCACATGGATAAAGATAAATGTTATAAACCTATGACTATGAATTATTACAACTCAATTATTACTGGGAAGATGCACATTTAA
- the gabpb1 gene encoding GA-binding protein subunit beta-1 isoform X1, whose translation MWKLISLRMSLVDLGKKLLDAARTGQDDEVRILMANGAPFTTDWLGTSPLHLSAQYGHYSTTEVLLRAGVSRDARTKVDRTPLHMAASEGHARIVEVLLKHGADVNAKDMLKMTALHWATEHGHREVAELLIRYGADVHAQSKFCKNALDIALDNGNEELAEILQVSMQNQINTNPESPDTVTIHTATPQFIIGPGGVVNLAGIVSSGNSKSAVVATEEMVTADSVDGAIQQVVSSGGQQVITIVTDGIQLGNLQTGAGMSQPIIVTMPDGQQVLTVPATDIAEETVISEEPTVKRQRIEVIESIIEDPELQEKEALQKQLEEANREAQKYRQQLLKKEQEAEAYRRKLEAITRQGGKKVA comes from the exons ATGTGGAAGTTGATCTCTTTGCGG ATGTCTCTAGTAGATCTGGGGAAAAAACTGCTTGATGCCGCAAGGACAGGTCAAGATGATGAAGTTCGAATCCTGATGGCGAATGGTGCACCATTCACTACGGACTGG TTAGGAACGTCCCCCCTGCATCTTTCGGCCCAGTACGGGCATTACTCCACCACGGAGGTTCTGCTCAGGGCAGGCGTGAGTCGGGACGCCAGGACGAAAGTGGACCGGACCCCTCTTCACATGGCTGCCTCTGAAGGCCACGCTCGCATTGTAGAAGTACTGCTAAAG CATGGTGCTGACGTCAATGCTAAGGACATGCTGAAAATGACCGCTCTCCACTGGGCCACCGAGCATGGCCACAGAGAAGTTGCTGAACTCCTTATCAGATATGGTGCAGATGTCCACGCTCAGAGCAAGTTCTGTAAGAACGCCCTGGACATTGCTCTTGACAATGGCAATGAAGAACTTGCTGAAATTCTTCAG GTTTCCATGCAAAATCAGATCAACACTAACCCAGAAAGTCCAGACACAGTTACAATACACACAGCAACACCACAATTTATCATTGGGCCAGGAGGAGTAGTGAACCTAGCTGGCATAGTCTCTTCAGGGAACTCAAAATCTGCAG TGGTGGCAACAGAGGAGATGGTGACTGCAGACTCGGTGGATGGAGCCATTCAGCAGGTGGTCAGCTCAGGCGGCCAGCAGGTCATCACTATAGTTACAGACGGCATTCAGCTAGGCAATCTGCAGACAGGTGCTGGCATGAGCCAGCCCATCATTGTGACAATGCCAGATGGCCAGCAGG TTTTGACAGTACCAGCCACTGACATAGCTGAGGAGACAGTCATCAGTGAGGAGCCCACAGTCAAACGTCAGCGCatagaagtgattgaaagtatCATAGAAGACCCGGAATTACAG GAGAAAGAAGCGCTTCAGAAGCAGTTGGAGGAGGCCAACCGAGAAGCCCAGAAGTACAGGCAGCAGCTTTtaaagaaggagcaggaagcaGAAGCCTACAGACGAAAACTCGAGGCCATCACTCGCCAAGGAGGGAAGAAAGTAGCGTGA
- the LOC114765826 gene encoding very long-chain acyl-CoA synthetase-like isoform X1 gives MASSSLALIFQGLCTALAGVVLVVIFLNIQFPYLLQDCKFCWTLFKVKQKRAVFRKRKPFYTVLDCFLNRVRTRPDKPLLVFEGREYSYQDCDKESNKIARALRKHGNLTQGDTVALFLGNEPRFVWMWLGLCKLGCAASLLNYNIRAKSLLHCFSCCGAKVLIVAEELKEAVEEVLPTLLEQKASVFILSKECNTAGLQTLVDKIEEASNEPISPELRSNVTMGSPAVYIYTSGTTGFPKAAVMTQERIWAGTFYLFINGASSEDVIYIPLPLYHAAGFVIGLHGAIQRGMTVVLRRKFSVSQFWDDCRKHNVTIIQYIGETMRYLCNTPKRESDKMHKVRMAIGNGLREEVWRSFQSRFGHIRIVEFYAASDSNIGFINYIGKIGAVGRENFYQKRFFPHALIQFDAERGEPARDSNGLCIPMPQGETGLLVAKITTIAPFIEYARNPEQTEKKKIRDVFQKGDAYLNTGDLLRIDKDNFVYFQDRIGDTFRWKGENVATTEIEDVLTALDFIKDACVYGVKVPGTEGRAGMAAVTLKSGSEFDGTEAFSHIASYLPSYARPQFIRIQNSLEITGTFKQVKVKLVGEGFNLTIIKDPLYLHMDKDKCYKPMTMNYYNSIITGKMHI, from the exons ATGGCCTCCTCAAGTCTCGCCTTAATCTTCCAAGGACTGTGCACAGCTTTGGCAGGGGTGGTTTTAGTGGTGATATTTCTCAATATTCAGTTTCCTTATTTATTGCAGGACTGCAAATTCTGCTGGACACTCTTCAAGGTAAAGCAGAAGAGGGCCGTCTTCAGGAAAAGAAAGCCCTTCTACACTGTCCTGGACTGTTTTCTGAACAGAGTGAGGACACGACCAGACAAGCCGCTTCTTGTTTTTGAAGGACGTGAGTACTCCTATCAGGATTGTGACAAAGAAAGCAACAAAATCGCCAGAGCTTTGAGGAAACATGGCAACCTCACACAGGGAGATACTGTTGCCCTTTTTCTGGGTAATGAGCCCCGCTTCGTGTGGATGTGGCTCGGCCTCTGCAAACTTGGATGTGCTGCCTCACTGTTAAACTACAACATCAGGGCTAAATCTTTGCTCCACTGTTTTTCATGCTGTGGGGCAAAAGTCCTAATTGTTGCAGAAG aaCTGAAAGAGGCTGTTGAAGAGGTGCTGCCAACACTGCTTGAGCAGAAAGCCTCCGTGTTCATTCTGTCCAAGGAGTGCAACACTGCGGGTTTGCAGACCCTTGTGGACAAGATAGAGGAGGCCTCAAATGAACCCATATCACCCGAACTGAGGTCAAATGTCACAATGGGATCTCCTgctgtgtatatatacacatccGGAACAACAG GTTTCCCTAAAGCTGCAGTAATGACTCAGGAGAGGATATGGGCCGGTACCTTTTACCTTTTCATAAATGGGGCTTCCTCAGAGGACGTCATCTACATTCCACTTCCTCTGTACCATGCAGCTGGATTCGTCATAGGATTACATGGTGCTATACAGCGGG GTATGACAGTTGTTCTGAGGCGCAAGTTTTCAGTTTCACAGTTCTGGGACGACTGCAGAAAGCACAATGTGACCATCATTCAGTATATCGGTGAAACAATGCGCTATCTCTGCAACACACCTAAG agagagagcgacaaaATGCACAAAGTCAGAATGGCGATTGGAAATGGACTCAGAGAAGAAGTGTGGCGGTCATTCCAGAGCCGCTTTGGTCACATCAGAATCGTTGAGTTTTATGCCGCATCCGACAGCAACATCGGTTTCATAAATTACATTGGAAAGATCGGCGCTGTTGGCCGAGAAAATTTCTACCAAAAG AGATTCTTTCCCCATGCACTCATTCAATTTGACGCAGAGCGAGGAGAACCTGCGAGGGACTCTAATGGCCTCTGCATACCTATGCCCCAAG GTGAAACAGGACTTCTTGTAGCAAAAATAACCACGATAGCTCCGTTCATCGAATACGCAAGAAACCCTGAGcaaacagagaagaaaaaaatacgCGATGTGTTTCAGAAAGGTGATGCATACCTAAATACTGGCGATCTTCTGAGGATTGATAAGGACAATTTCGTCTACTTTCAGGATCGCATTGGGGACACTTTCAG ATGGAAAGGAGAAAATGTTGCCACAACCGAGATAGAAGATGTCCTTACAGCGCTAGACTTCATTAAGGATGCTTGCGTGTATGGAGTCAAAGTTCCTG GCACCGAGGGGAGGGCAGGAATGGCTGCCGTGACATTAAAATCTGGCAGCGAGTTTGATGGCACGGAGGCATTTTCTCACATTGCCAGCTACTTACCATCCTATGCTCGACCGCAGTTTATACGGATACAG aATTCTTTGGAAATCACTGGTACATTCAAGCAAGTCAAAGTCAAGCTAGTTGGAGAGGGATTCAATCTGACCATTATCAAAGACCCACTGTATCTTCACATGGATAAAGATAAATGTTATAAACCTATGACTATGAATTATTACAACTCAATTATTACTGGGAAGATGCACATTTAA
- the gabpb1 gene encoding GA-binding protein subunit beta-1 isoform X2, whose protein sequence is MSLVDLGKKLLDAARTGQDDEVRILMANGAPFTTDWLGTSPLHLSAQYGHYSTTEVLLRAGVSRDARTKVDRTPLHMAASEGHARIVEVLLKHGADVNAKDMLKMTALHWATEHGHREVAELLIRYGADVHAQSKFCKNALDIALDNGNEELAEILQVSMQNQINTNPESPDTVTIHTATPQFIIGPGGVVNLAGIVSSGNSKSAVVATEEMVTADSVDGAIQQVVSSGGQQVITIVTDGIQLGNLQTGAGMSQPIIVTMPDGQQVLTVPATDIAEETVISEEPTVKRQRIEVIESIIEDPELQEKEALQKQLEEANREAQKYRQQLLKKEQEAEAYRRKLEAITRQGGKKVA, encoded by the exons ATGTCTCTAGTAGATCTGGGGAAAAAACTGCTTGATGCCGCAAGGACAGGTCAAGATGATGAAGTTCGAATCCTGATGGCGAATGGTGCACCATTCACTACGGACTGG TTAGGAACGTCCCCCCTGCATCTTTCGGCCCAGTACGGGCATTACTCCACCACGGAGGTTCTGCTCAGGGCAGGCGTGAGTCGGGACGCCAGGACGAAAGTGGACCGGACCCCTCTTCACATGGCTGCCTCTGAAGGCCACGCTCGCATTGTAGAAGTACTGCTAAAG CATGGTGCTGACGTCAATGCTAAGGACATGCTGAAAATGACCGCTCTCCACTGGGCCACCGAGCATGGCCACAGAGAAGTTGCTGAACTCCTTATCAGATATGGTGCAGATGTCCACGCTCAGAGCAAGTTCTGTAAGAACGCCCTGGACATTGCTCTTGACAATGGCAATGAAGAACTTGCTGAAATTCTTCAG GTTTCCATGCAAAATCAGATCAACACTAACCCAGAAAGTCCAGACACAGTTACAATACACACAGCAACACCACAATTTATCATTGGGCCAGGAGGAGTAGTGAACCTAGCTGGCATAGTCTCTTCAGGGAACTCAAAATCTGCAG TGGTGGCAACAGAGGAGATGGTGACTGCAGACTCGGTGGATGGAGCCATTCAGCAGGTGGTCAGCTCAGGCGGCCAGCAGGTCATCACTATAGTTACAGACGGCATTCAGCTAGGCAATCTGCAGACAGGTGCTGGCATGAGCCAGCCCATCATTGTGACAATGCCAGATGGCCAGCAGG TTTTGACAGTACCAGCCACTGACATAGCTGAGGAGACAGTCATCAGTGAGGAGCCCACAGTCAAACGTCAGCGCatagaagtgattgaaagtatCATAGAAGACCCGGAATTACAG GAGAAAGAAGCGCTTCAGAAGCAGTTGGAGGAGGCCAACCGAGAAGCCCAGAAGTACAGGCAGCAGCTTTtaaagaaggagcaggaagcaGAAGCCTACAGACGAAAACTCGAGGCCATCACTCGCCAAGGAGGGAAGAAAGTAGCGTGA